A genomic stretch from Erysipelothrix sp. HDW6C includes:
- a CDS encoding acyl carrier protein, translating to MNDKIKNIVAEILDIEAGTIAEDASILDDLGADSIAVMEIVMELEGEYGVEVPTEDILTLKTVNDIVAYIEAKQ from the coding sequence ATGAACGACAAAATTAAAAACATAGTAGCAGAAATCTTAGATATTGAAGCAGGTACAATTGCTGAAGATGCATCAATTCTTGATGATCTTGGCGCCGATTCAATCGCAGTTATGGAAATCGTAATGGAACTTGAAGGCGAATATGGTGTTGAGGTACCAACAGAAGATATCCTAACACTCAAAACAGTAAATGATATTGTGGCTTACATCGAAGCAAAACAGTAA
- the fabG gene encoding 3-oxoacyl-[acyl-carrier-protein] reductase gives MNKPLAIVTGATKGIGHAIAMQLVEDGYEVYGTYVRDYEPETLKALESDAFTLHQVDASNQEMCKTFIQEVLNRGKNIAVLVNNAGIVKDNLLMRMPLEDFTRVLDVNLTGVFNMTQAITKPMMRQKFGAIVNITSVIGEIGNVGQANYAASKAGLIGFSKSIAKEFASRNIRVNCVAPGFIETDMTETLSDDIRATILNNIAMKSLGSAQDVANAVSFLVSDKARYITGQTLNVCGGMVM, from the coding sequence ATGAATAAGCCACTAGCAATCGTCACTGGGGCGACCAAAGGAATTGGACATGCTATTGCCATGCAATTGGTTGAGGATGGGTACGAAGTCTATGGAACCTACGTTCGCGACTACGAACCTGAAACATTAAAAGCCCTTGAAAGCGATGCATTTACATTGCATCAGGTTGATGCTAGCAATCAAGAAATGTGCAAAACATTCATCCAAGAAGTTTTGAATCGTGGAAAGAATATCGCAGTTTTGGTTAACAATGCGGGAATTGTTAAAGACAATTTGTTGATGCGAATGCCATTAGAAGATTTCACACGCGTCCTTGACGTTAACTTAACCGGTGTCTTTAACATGACACAAGCCATCACGAAGCCGATGATGCGTCAAAAATTTGGTGCAATTGTAAATATCACTTCAGTGATTGGTGAGATTGGCAATGTGGGACAGGCAAATTATGCCGCAAGCAAAGCGGGTCTTATTGGTTTTTCAAAAAGTATTGCTAAAGAATTTGCAAGTCGCAATATTCGCGTGAATTGTGTTGCACCAGGGTTTATTGAAACAGATATGACTGAGACACTAAGCGATGATATTCGCGCAACAATTTTAAACAATATCGCCATGAAATCACTTGGAAGTGCACAAGATGTAGCCAATGCAGTAAGTTTCTTAGTGAGTGATAAGGCCCGTTACATTACAGGACAAACCTTGAATGTATGCGGCGGCATGGTAATGTAG
- the fabF gene encoding beta-ketoacyl-ACP synthase II: MRKRVVVTGLGIVSPLGNSVEEAYTNAINGVSGVDTITSFDTSDLKVKVAAQVKNFAADKYLSKREIRRQDLFSQFAVYAASEAYNDAGLNETTHDIKRIGVLMGTGMGGMQTFAGDLNKAYEGGFGKIPPMFIPMIIPNMAAGNVAIALQTQGHTSCVTTACAAATHAIGDAFRMIQHGYADIMVAGGTEAGVSPYTLAGFNALTALSSHNDPKVASRPFDQNRDGFVLGEGAGVLILEDLEHAQKRGAHIYAEMVGYGSTCDAFHITAPSGVGAADAMRQALDDAGLKPEDVSYINAHGTSTPLNDKFETQAIKDVFQDAAHTVSISSTKSMHGHALGGTGGIEAVLSIKTITEGIIPPTINLQTADPECDLDFTPNTAKQKSVDVVMSNSLGFGGHNAVIMFRKFGV; this comes from the coding sequence ATGAGAAAACGCGTAGTAGTTACCGGATTGGGGATCGTGAGTCCACTTGGAAACAGTGTTGAGGAAGCCTATACGAATGCAATCAATGGCGTGAGTGGTGTGGATACAATCACAAGTTTCGATACATCCGATTTAAAAGTTAAAGTTGCTGCACAAGTCAAAAACTTTGCAGCAGATAAATATTTAAGCAAACGAGAAATTAGGCGTCAAGATTTGTTTAGCCAGTTCGCAGTCTATGCTGCAAGTGAGGCGTACAATGATGCAGGGTTAAATGAAACAACCCACGATATTAAACGTATCGGCGTACTTATGGGAACAGGAATGGGCGGTATGCAGACATTTGCCGGTGATTTGAATAAAGCATACGAAGGTGGATTCGGCAAAATCCCTCCGATGTTTATTCCGATGATTATTCCCAATATGGCCGCTGGAAATGTTGCCATTGCCTTGCAAACTCAGGGTCACACATCGTGTGTGACAACTGCATGTGCGGCGGCAACCCATGCAATAGGGGATGCCTTCCGTATGATTCAACATGGATATGCTGATATTATGGTCGCTGGTGGTACGGAAGCCGGTGTATCACCATATACTTTAGCAGGTTTCAATGCGTTAACGGCCTTGAGCTCCCATAATGATCCTAAAGTTGCATCCCGCCCTTTTGATCAGAATCGTGATGGATTTGTATTGGGAGAGGGTGCCGGTGTCTTAATCTTAGAAGACCTTGAACATGCGCAAAAACGTGGTGCACATATCTATGCTGAGATGGTTGGCTATGGGTCAACGTGTGATGCGTTCCATATTACTGCTCCGAGCGGTGTCGGTGCTGCGGATGCAATGCGACAAGCGTTGGACGATGCTGGATTAAAACCAGAAGATGTGTCTTATATTAATGCGCATGGCACAAGTACCCCCTTGAATGATAAGTTTGAAACACAAGCTATCAAGGACGTATTTCAAGATGCTGCTCATACTGTATCAATATCTTCAACCAAATCAATGCATGGACATGCCTTGGGAGGAACGGGCGGTATTGAAGCCGTGCTTTCGATTAAAACCATCACAGAAGGCATTATTCCCCCAACGATTAATTTACAGACTGCAGATCCCGAGTGTGATTTGGACTTTACGCCAAATACAGCAAAACA
- a CDS encoding ACP S-malonyltransferase yields MKIGYLFAGQGQQFVHMGQDLAQEYPDISAIYKTASDILGYDILALTETQLSQTRYTQPALYVLGHALDSLIKAKGFQPHVVAGLSLGEYNALTSSGALDFVEGVALIAKRGEIMQTALPENTTGMAACLKTDIDTVRNGLEGSDIAICNINTPSQIVIGGALDKLEPAMQRLKENGVRMVIPLKVSTVSHMALMEPASQQLRAALSSMVFKTPTIDFINNINAAVQTDGFVDTLSRHIAEPTHMAQTIQSMIDMGIDLFIEVGPKGSISKFVKEIGGKEIAVINVYDIDTLGGLTHE; encoded by the coding sequence ATGAAAATTGGATACTTATTTGCTGGCCAAGGCCAGCAATTTGTTCATATGGGCCAAGACCTCGCTCAAGAATATCCAGATATTTCCGCAATTTACAAGACGGCATCGGATATTCTTGGCTATGACATCCTGGCACTTACGGAAACACAATTATCACAAACTCGCTATACCCAACCAGCGCTCTATGTTCTAGGTCATGCCTTGGATTCACTTATTAAAGCCAAAGGATTCCAACCGCATGTTGTAGCAGGGCTCTCTTTGGGAGAGTACAATGCGCTGACGAGCAGCGGTGCCCTTGACTTTGTCGAAGGTGTTGCTTTAATTGCGAAACGTGGCGAAATCATGCAAACAGCGCTTCCCGAAAATACAACGGGAATGGCAGCTTGCTTAAAAACAGATATTGATACAGTTCGTAATGGTCTTGAAGGGTCTGACATTGCAATTTGCAATATCAATACCCCCAGTCAAATCGTGATTGGTGGTGCCTTGGATAAACTTGAACCTGCGATGCAACGGTTGAAAGAAAACGGTGTCCGTATGGTGATTCCTTTAAAAGTGTCGACGGTTTCGCATATGGCACTTATGGAACCTGCAAGCCAACAATTACGCGCAGCGCTATCATCAATGGTTTTTAAGACGCCAACCATTGATTTCATCAACAACATCAATGCAGCAGTTCAAACCGATGGCTTTGTAGATACATTGTCTCGTCATATTGCTGAGCCAACACATATGGCACAAACCATTCAATCGATGATTGATATGGGTATTGATTTGTTTATTGAGGTTGGTCCAAAAGGATCAATTTCAAAATTTGTTAAAGAAATTGGTGGCAAGGAAATCGCCGTCATTAATGTCTATGATATTGACACATTGGGAGGTTTAACTCATGAATAA